From Domibacillus sp. DTU_2020_1001157_1_SI_ALB_TIR_016, a single genomic window includes:
- a CDS encoding DoxX family protein, translating into MAADLGLLIIRLVIGLTFVGHGAQKLFGWFGGTGITGTGSWLESIGIKEGAKVWAALAGLFEFIGGLLFAAGFLTWLGAIMIVIVMIDAIFAVHGKNGYWMTNGGFEYNLVLIAAAMGVALIGPGEYVLIYTP; encoded by the coding sequence ATGGCGGCAGATCTTGGACTATTAATCATTCGACTTGTCATTGGATTAACTTTTGTCGGACACGGTGCCCAAAAGCTGTTCGGCTGGTTCGGAGGTACGGGTATTACCGGAACGGGAAGCTGGCTCGAGTCAATCGGTATCAAAGAGGGCGCAAAGGTGTGGGCTGCCTTGGCAGGACTGTTTGAATTCATTGGCGGCCTGCTGTTTGCTGCCGGCTTTCTTACCTGGCTCGGCGCAATTATGATTGTCATTGTAATGATTGATGCCATTTTTGCGGTTCATGGCAAAAACGGCTATTGGATGACAAACGGCGGGTTTGAATACAATCTCGTTTTGATTGCAGCAGCCATGGGCGTGGCTTTAATCGGGCCGGGTGAGTACGTTTTAATTTATACTCCGTAA
- a CDS encoding AEC family transporter, producing MSISSIFLTLVPIFFTIILGYLGGYFRVFNADSSKGLNTLVTKFALPAHLFIGITSTPKQTLIDQWPFFLTMTIGIIGFYMILLLIARFGFKYDLTKASMFSLNSTQPAFAFMGISVLGSLFGAQEVAIPIAVTGIVVNALLDPLATIVGTIGQGSSASGEEKSSTLGIILHGLSEPLACIPLAAVVLTLFGFQSPDLVKDALDQIGSVTSGVALFAVGVTVGIRKISFKAISFGISILKVVAIPLFMIAVAHMVGINHADTVKAILLVSFPGSAVAAMISTRFDSLSTETASSFVISTVLSLVSLPVYISLLM from the coding sequence ATGAGTATTAGCAGTATTTTCTTAACGTTGGTTCCTATCTTTTTTACGATTATACTCGGTTATTTAGGCGGTTATTTTCGAGTATTTAATGCCGATTCCTCTAAAGGCCTGAATACATTGGTAACGAAGTTTGCCCTGCCGGCCCATCTCTTTATTGGCATCACATCAACGCCTAAACAAACGCTGATAGACCAGTGGCCTTTCTTCTTAACGATGACAATTGGTATTATCGGCTTTTATATGATTCTTTTATTGATTGCTCGTTTTGGGTTTAAGTATGATTTAACAAAAGCATCCATGTTTTCACTCAACTCAACCCAGCCGGCATTTGCTTTTATGGGCATCTCTGTGCTGGGAAGCTTATTTGGAGCCCAGGAAGTGGCGATTCCCATTGCTGTGACGGGAATTGTCGTGAATGCCCTCCTGGATCCTTTAGCGACAATCGTGGGGACAATCGGACAAGGCAGCAGCGCATCTGGAGAGGAGAAATCAAGTACGCTTGGCATTATTCTTCATGGCCTGAGCGAACCGCTTGCCTGTATCCCGCTTGCTGCCGTCGTGCTGACATTATTCGGCTTCCAGTCACCGGATCTCGTAAAGGATGCCCTTGACCAGATTGGATCTGTTACATCCGGCGTTGCGCTATTTGCTGTCGGTGTCACAGTTGGTATCCGCAAAATCAGCTTTAAAGCCATTTCATTTGGCATTTCTATTTTAAAGGTTGTGGCGATTCCATTATTCATGATTGCCGTAGCCCATATGGTTGGTATTAATCATGCAGATACAGTCAAAGCCATTTTGCTTGTGTCATTCCCGGGTTCCGCTGTGGCAGCCATGATTTCAACCCGTTTTGATTCGTTGAGTACAGAAACGGCTTCTTCTTTTGTTATTAGTACTGTTTTATCCCTAGTTTCCTTGCCGGTTTACATCTCTTTATTGATGTAG
- a CDS encoding NAD-dependent malic enzyme gives MTTEVKTNMKWETSLRGKEVLLNPFINKGVAFTKKERKELGLEGLLPPQVLTLDQQAKRAYTQFAAQSSSIRKNGLLHDLYNRNVVLFYRLLKDHLSEMLPIIYTPTVGESIQKYSHEYHRPGGLYLSVDNMEEMEEAFQNLHCAANDIDLIVATDSESILGIGDQGVGGINIAIGKLAVYTAAAGIDPSRVLPVVLDVGTDNESLLHDELYVGNKFSRVRGETYAKLIDLFVSNCQQFFPEALIHWEDLGNVNARNIIDQYGDSILTFNDDIQGTGAVTLAAVMSALKVTGVPLTEQRVVVFGPGAAGIGNADQMAEAMVLEGMSKEEAYNQFWAIDYRGLLTDLMTDVFPFQQPYTRKAEEVKTWVRSEDGIIPLMEVIKQVKPTILIGTSGQAGAFSKEIIQEMAKHVERPIIMPMSNPTPLAEAVPADLLAWTEGRALIATGSPFEDISYNGVTYEIGQSNNAFVFPGLGLGAIAAKAAKISKGMLAAAAAAVAQSSNTSKPGASLLPSIDQLQEVSRSVALEVAKTAVTEGIAGADMAAIEKAVIEDVWKPEYKEIIYKK, from the coding sequence ATGACCACGGAAGTAAAAACAAATATGAAATGGGAAACCTCTTTGAGAGGAAAAGAGGTTCTTTTAAACCCTTTTATCAATAAAGGGGTGGCTTTTACAAAGAAAGAGAGAAAAGAACTTGGGCTTGAGGGATTACTTCCCCCTCAGGTACTGACACTTGATCAGCAGGCAAAGCGGGCGTATACACAATTTGCTGCTCAATCAAGCAGCATTCGCAAAAACGGCCTGCTTCATGATTTATATAACCGTAACGTTGTTCTGTTTTACCGTCTGCTGAAAGATCACCTCAGCGAAATGCTGCCAATCATTTACACGCCGACTGTCGGTGAATCGATTCAAAAGTATTCCCACGAATATCACCGTCCAGGGGGATTATACTTATCGGTTGATAATATGGAAGAAATGGAAGAAGCCTTTCAAAACCTTCACTGCGCTGCAAATGACATCGATTTAATTGTGGCAACAGATTCTGAGAGCATTCTTGGTATTGGAGATCAAGGTGTAGGCGGAATTAATATTGCGATTGGTAAATTGGCTGTTTACACTGCGGCGGCCGGTATCGATCCAAGCCGCGTTCTTCCTGTTGTACTCGACGTTGGAACGGATAACGAAAGCCTTCTTCATGATGAGCTTTATGTTGGCAACAAATTTAGCCGTGTCCGCGGTGAAACGTACGCCAAATTGATTGATCTGTTTGTTTCCAATTGCCAGCAATTCTTCCCTGAAGCGCTCATTCACTGGGAAGACCTTGGAAACGTGAACGCACGCAATATTATCGATCAGTATGGTGATTCCATTTTAACGTTTAACGATGATATACAAGGTACTGGTGCGGTAACCCTTGCTGCTGTAATGTCTGCCCTGAAGGTAACAGGTGTTCCGTTAACCGAACAGCGGGTTGTTGTATTCGGCCCTGGCGCTGCAGGAATTGGAAACGCCGATCAAATGGCAGAAGCAATGGTGCTGGAGGGCATGTCTAAAGAAGAGGCATACAATCAATTCTGGGCTATTGACTACCGCGGCTTGTTAACCGATCTTATGACGGATGTTTTTCCATTCCAACAGCCATACACACGAAAAGCAGAAGAAGTAAAAACCTGGGTGCGCAGCGAAGATGGCATCATCCCGCTTATGGAAGTGATTAAACAGGTCAAGCCAACCATTTTAATTGGTACTTCCGGACAAGCCGGCGCTTTTTCAAAAGAAATCATTCAGGAAATGGCCAAGCATGTGGAGCGTCCGATTATTATGCCGATGTCGAACCCGACTCCTTTAGCAGAAGCTGTACCGGCAGATTTACTTGCCTGGACGGAAGGCAGAGCTTTGATCGCAACAGGAAGCCCCTTTGAGGATATATCCTATAACGGTGTAACGTATGAAATCGGGCAATCCAACAATGCTTTTGTGTTCCCTGGACTTGGATTAGGCGCGATTGCGGCCAAAGCAGCCAAAATCTCCAAAGGAATGCTTGCTGCAGCCGCAGCCGCAGTCGCCCAATCATCAAATACAAGCAAGCCTGGCGCTTCTCTTTTGCCTTCTATCGATCAGCTGCAGGAGGTCTCTCGATCTGTGGCGCTCGAGGTAGCCAAAACGGCTGTAACGGAAGGAATAGCTGGAGCGGATATGGCTGCGATTGAAAAAGCAGTCATAGAAGATGTATGGAAGCCTGAGTACAAAGAAATTATTTACAAAAAGTAA
- a CDS encoding winged helix-turn-helix transcriptional regulator, whose product MFKKVKAGGKLDYKDQVCIELTPLEMMVGKWKPIIVLHLIREGTKRFSELQKLIPEINKRTLTLHLRELEEQDIVQRVVFPEVPPRVEYSITEHGKTLHPVLLQIYESEVKRIGDTEAERDISKIFTALEARVGKWKPILLLHLLKGGTKRFNELHKLVPDISKRMLTVQLRELESRDIVLRVVYPQVPPKVEYSITEHGRELQPVLEAMHTWGKAHIEHMKNKAFQ is encoded by the coding sequence ATGTTTAAAAAAGTTAAAGCAGGTGGAAAATTGGATTACAAGGATCAAGTTTGTATAGAATTGACACCATTGGAGATGATGGTCGGAAAGTGGAAGCCCATTATTGTTTTACATTTGATAAGAGAAGGAACAAAGAGATTTAGCGAACTGCAAAAGTTAATACCCGAGATTAACAAAAGAACACTCACGCTTCACTTGCGTGAATTAGAAGAGCAGGACATCGTGCAGCGGGTCGTTTTTCCAGAGGTTCCGCCCCGCGTAGAATATTCAATTACAGAGCATGGAAAAACACTCCATCCGGTTTTGCTTCAAATATATGAGTCGGAAGTAAAGCGTATCGGGGATACTGAAGCCGAAAGAGATATAAGCAAAATATTTACGGCCCTTGAAGCAAGAGTGGGGAAATGGAAGCCGATTCTGCTTTTACATCTGCTAAAAGGAGGCACAAAAAGGTTTAATGAATTACATAAACTGGTGCCTGACATAAGCAAAAGAATGCTGACCGTGCAGCTGCGAGAATTAGAAAGCAGGGATATTGTCCTTCGGGTTGTGTATCCTCAAGTTCCGCCTAAAGTGGAATACTCCATTACAGAACACGGAAGAGAACTTCAGCCCGTTTTAGAAGCCATGCATACGTGGGGAAAAGCTCATATCGAACATATGAAAAACAAGGCTTTTCAATAG
- a CDS encoding NAD(P)H-dependent oxidoreductase → MSHSSITHQDILKAFEFRHATKEFDPTKKIPKEDFELILEAARLSPSSVGYEPWKFLVIQNPELREKLREFSWGAQGQLPTASHFVVILARTIKDTKYDSDYVKNQMLNVKKFPPELFDKIKERYKSFQEEDLNLLENERTMLDWAGKQTYIAMANMMTTAALIGIDSCPIEGFHFEKVQKLLKEENLLEDDHLAISVMVSFGYRKNEPRPKTRKDMNDIVQWIE, encoded by the coding sequence ATGAGCCACTCTTCTATTACACACCAGGACATTTTAAAGGCTTTCGAATTTAGACATGCCACAAAAGAATTTGATCCAACGAAAAAAATACCGAAAGAAGATTTTGAACTGATTTTAGAAGCAGCCCGCTTATCTCCAAGCTCTGTCGGCTATGAACCTTGGAAGTTTTTAGTGATCCAAAATCCAGAGCTGCGTGAAAAACTGCGTGAATTTTCCTGGGGAGCACAAGGGCAGCTGCCGACCGCAAGCCACTTTGTCGTGATTTTGGCAAGAACGATCAAAGATACAAAGTATGATTCAGACTATGTGAAGAATCAAATGCTGAACGTAAAGAAATTTCCGCCTGAGCTCTTTGACAAAATTAAAGAACGGTACAAATCTTTTCAGGAAGAAGATCTTAACCTTTTAGAAAACGAGCGTACCATGCTGGACTGGGCTGGGAAACAAACGTATATTGCGATGGCCAATATGATGACGACTGCCGCTTTGATCGGCATTGATTCATGTCCGATTGAAGGCTTCCATTTTGAAAAAGTACAAAAGCTGCTTAAAGAAGAAAATCTGCTTGAAGATGATCATTTAGCGATTTCTGTTATGGTCTCATTCGGCTACCGCAAGAACGAGCCGCGTCCAAAAACAAGAAAAGACATGAATGATATTGTTCAGTGGATTGAATAA
- a CDS encoding bifunctional GNAT family N-acetyltransferase/carbon-nitrogen hydrolase family protein, whose amino-acid sequence MSETDMSKYEKKIIVRNIRYEDIDEIMKLWGRCFPGMEPWKREQLESHIHIFPEGQFCVEYEDKIVGSCSSLIVNFDEYDDQHTWNTITDNGYITNHDPNGFNLYGIEVMVDPEYRRMKIGHRLYEARKELARQLNLQSIIIGGRIPNYHKYKSEMTPRQYVAAVEKHSIYDPVLSFQLLEGFTIKRINTRYLPDDAASDSFATLMEWNNIDYLAKSRRVYRASFPVRICAIQYMMKKIDSFEDFARQVEYYVDVAADFGSDFAVFPELFTTQLMSFLEEKRPDRAVRRLATYTDQYIELFTELAVRYNVNIIGGSHFVESEGNIYNVAYLFRRDGTIEKQEKIHATPNEQKWWGIAEGNKIEVFDTDCGKIAIQICYDIEFPELARIAVDQGANIIFVPFCTDDRQGYLRVRYCAQARAVENQAYICIAGTVGNLTHVENMDIQYAQSAIFSPSDFGFARDGIVGECDANVDTVVVGDVDLEKLRRSRNAGSVRQLRDRRRDLYRIELNQLESE is encoded by the coding sequence GTGTCAGAGACCGATATGTCAAAATACGAGAAAAAAATTATCGTGCGAAATATACGTTATGAAGATATTGATGAAATTATGAAGCTGTGGGGCCGCTGTTTCCCGGGCATGGAGCCATGGAAGCGGGAGCAGCTGGAAAGTCATATCCACATTTTTCCTGAAGGTCAGTTTTGTGTAGAATATGAGGATAAAATTGTGGGCTCCTGCTCAAGCCTGATTGTTAATTTTGACGAGTACGACGATCAGCACACGTGGAACACGATTACAGACAATGGATATATTACAAACCATGATCCCAATGGTTTTAACTTATACGGTATTGAAGTGATGGTAGATCCTGAATACCGCCGGATGAAAATCGGGCACCGTCTTTATGAAGCGCGGAAAGAGCTCGCCCGCCAGTTAAATCTTCAAAGCATCATTATTGGAGGGCGAATTCCGAATTATCATAAATACAAGTCGGAGATGACACCGCGTCAGTATGTGGCGGCTGTTGAAAAGCACAGCATTTATGATCCGGTTTTATCTTTCCAGCTTCTTGAAGGATTTACGATTAAGCGTATTAATACGCGATATCTTCCGGACGATGCAGCGTCCGATTCTTTTGCTACATTAATGGAATGGAACAACATTGACTACCTGGCCAAGTCGCGGCGTGTATACCGCGCGTCTTTCCCGGTAAGAATTTGCGCGATCCAATATATGATGAAAAAAATTGATTCCTTCGAGGATTTTGCCCGCCAGGTAGAGTACTACGTAGATGTGGCTGCTGATTTCGGGTCTGACTTCGCTGTTTTTCCTGAGCTGTTTACGACACAATTAATGTCGTTTCTCGAAGAAAAGCGGCCGGACCGCGCTGTCCGCCGTCTGGCTACGTACACAGACCAGTACATCGAATTGTTTACGGAGCTGGCTGTCCGCTATAACGTAAACATTATTGGCGGCTCCCACTTCGTTGAAAGCGAAGGCAATATTTACAACGTAGCTTATTTATTCCGCCGCGACGGAACCATTGAAAAACAGGAAAAAATTCATGCAACGCCAAATGAGCAAAAGTGGTGGGGAATTGCGGAAGGAAACAAAATTGAAGTATTCGATACGGATTGTGGAAAAATTGCCATCCAAATTTGTTATGATATTGAATTTCCAGAGCTTGCCCGCATTGCCGTTGACCAGGGAGCCAACATTATTTTTGTTCCGTTCTGTACAGACGACCGCCAAGGATATCTTCGTGTCCGCTATTGCGCCCAGGCACGGGCTGTCGAGAACCAGGCCTACATTTGTATTGCCGGAACGGTCGGCAACTTAACCCATGTAGAAAATATGGACATTCAGTACGCACAATCGGCCATTTTCTCTCCTTCTGATTTCGGATTTGCAAGAGACGGAATTGTAGGAGAATGTGATGCGAACGTAGACACGGTTGTGGTAGGGGATGTGGATCTGGAAAAGCTGAGAAGATCCCGGAACGCCGGGTCGGTCAGACAGCTGCGCGACCGGCGCCGTGACTTATACCGAATTGAACTGAATCAATTAGAATCAGAGTGA
- a CDS encoding dipeptidase: MKKLFYVLSVFLLFSLSNGAASAQALNAADLHFSSTVVDGHNDTMMKVVDPDTWLPVTNIQNSTDFQVDIPKIQAGGLDVPFFAAYTSGYYGNTPRSLSRTLALINALYWTQKQNSDVLHITSSFKDIQTAVKGGKIAAFPTIEGAYSLEEKNAIELLHQYYDLGIRAVGFTWNYSNALGEGANKVYGDPAKTPSSGGLTELGEEVAREMNKLGMIIDASHMSENTFWDVIKVSQAPIIASHSGAYSLRNHQRNLTDDQLKALAENGGVVGVVLYPEFLTDRYPNEPASIKDYVDHIDHVVKVAGIDHVALGSDFDGGPLPADLKDSSQLPKITEELVSRGYSKQGLQKLLGENMLRVLREVEKAADYKPADDSKNLKLVPSLQMGEIIASNTPLLTAKVEGKQLAQMKEESLQIVVDGIPYTPHFDPETSTVSVQLQEPLKEKFHVATFEAKTSTGKAAKETRIFYINQ, encoded by the coding sequence ATGAAAAAGTTGTTTTATGTTCTCTCTGTGTTTCTTTTGTTTTCGCTGTCAAACGGAGCTGCTTCTGCTCAAGCTTTGAATGCAGCAGATCTTCATTTCAGCTCCACCGTTGTGGATGGCCATAATGATACCATGATGAAAGTGGTAGACCCCGATACATGGCTGCCGGTCACGAACATTCAAAACAGCACAGATTTTCAAGTAGACATTCCTAAAATTCAAGCGGGCGGCTTGGACGTGCCGTTTTTTGCAGCTTATACGTCTGGTTATTATGGAAATACCCCGCGCAGTCTCAGCAGAACGCTGGCGCTCATTAACGCTCTTTACTGGACCCAAAAACAAAACAGCGATGTTCTGCACATTACTTCATCTTTCAAGGATATTCAAACAGCGGTCAAAGGAGGAAAAATTGCGGCTTTCCCCACGATTGAGGGGGCATATTCTCTTGAAGAGAAAAATGCCATTGAATTGCTGCACCAATATTATGATTTGGGAATTCGGGCGGTGGGCTTCACATGGAATTACTCGAACGCGCTCGGAGAAGGAGCCAACAAAGTCTACGGAGATCCAGCCAAAACCCCTTCCTCAGGCGGCTTAACGGAGCTTGGTGAAGAAGTAGCACGGGAAATGAATAAACTTGGTATGATCATCGATGCTTCCCATATGTCTGAAAATACATTCTGGGACGTAATCAAGGTGTCCCAAGCACCGATTATTGCCAGCCATTCCGGTGCTTATTCATTAAGAAATCATCAGCGCAACTTGACGGATGATCAGCTAAAAGCGCTGGCCGAAAATGGTGGTGTTGTAGGAGTCGTCCTTTACCCGGAGTTTTTAACAGACCGGTACCCGAATGAACCAGCTTCTATTAAAGACTATGTGGACCACATTGACCACGTTGTAAAGGTGGCTGGCATTGATCATGTGGCCCTTGGATCCGATTTTGACGGCGGACCGCTGCCGGCCGATTTAAAAGATTCTTCCCAGTTACCTAAAATCACAGAAGAACTAGTAAGCCGGGGCTATTCCAAGCAGGGCCTTCAAAAATTGCTTGGTGAAAATATGCTGCGTGTTTTAAGAGAAGTAGAAAAAGCAGCAGATTATAAGCCGGCAGACGATAGCAAAAATCTGAAATTGGTTCCTTCCCTACAAATGGGTGAAATCATCGCAAGCAATACGCCTTTGTTAACAGCGAAAGTGGAAGGAAAGCAGCTTGCACAAATGAAGGAAGAAAGCCTGCAGATTGTGGTGGATGGCATTCCATATACTCCACATTTCGATCCGGAAACCTCGACTGTTTCAGTCCAGCTTCAAGAACCACTCAAAGAAAAATTCCATGTGGCAACATTTGAAGCAAAAACGAGCACAGGGAAAGCCGCAAAAGAAACAAGAATTTTTTATATCAATCAATAA
- a CDS encoding Na-translocating system protein MpsC family protein, with protein MNASFKKQLSQLYNEVNQEIYSTGVSKQKIDVVENRIVIFAQTKRSPLISALGRRYPELTLSVDGALAMEYKHSLKERIEEQFGLTVTAIFKDYDAVSQHACTVIYVKEPLDTSHK; from the coding sequence GTGAATGCCTCTTTTAAAAAACAGCTGTCTCAGCTGTACAATGAAGTGAATCAAGAAATTTACAGTACAGGCGTAAGCAAGCAAAAAATAGACGTTGTAGAAAACCGCATTGTCATTTTTGCTCAAACAAAACGTTCGCCTTTGATTTCCGCTTTAGGCAGGCGCTATCCGGAGTTAACACTGTCTGTCGACGGGGCTTTAGCAATGGAATACAAACACAGCTTAAAAGAACGGATTGAAGAACAGTTTGGACTGACAGTGACAGCTATTTTTAAAGATTACGACGCGGTAAGCCAGCATGCCTGCACCGTCATTTATGTAAAAGAACCACTTGATACATCCCATAAATAA
- a CDS encoding nucleobase:cation symporter-2 family protein yields MNSKVISLGFQHVMAMYAGAILVPLLVGRALNLSSEQLAYLVAIDLLTCGIATLLQAWKNKYFGIGLPVVLGASFVALSPMIAIGSEYGLQAIYGSIIATGLFILLFARYLGKLVKFFPPVVTGTVVTIIGLSLIPSGIRNMAGGAGSPEFGSLENLVLSMGVIGIILLANRFLKGYLRSLSVLLGIVAGTIAAVLMGRVHFQEVAEASWFHLPQPFYFGMPVFEIGPILTMLIVGLVIIVESTGVFFALGKICDRPVTQADLVRGYRAEGLAIMIGGIFNAFPYNTFAQNVGLVQLSRNKSANVVVAAGFILVLLGLIPKVAALATIIPAPVLGGATVVLFGMVVSSGIKMLSSVDFSDQQNGLIVACSISLGLGATVVPELFSQLPDALRILVSDGVITGSLCAILLNVFFHFRSVLGSDAARQEEADKARIS; encoded by the coding sequence ATGAATTCAAAAGTCATATCGTTAGGATTTCAGCATGTAATGGCCATGTATGCAGGAGCAATTCTCGTTCCACTGCTGGTCGGAAGAGCGTTAAATCTTTCTTCCGAGCAGCTGGCTTATCTCGTAGCCATCGACTTATTAACGTGCGGCATCGCTACACTGCTGCAGGCATGGAAAAACAAGTATTTTGGAATCGGCCTTCCCGTCGTGCTTGGTGCCTCTTTCGTCGCTCTTTCGCCCATGATTGCCATCGGTTCTGAGTACGGCCTTCAAGCTATTTATGGATCGATTATAGCGACAGGCCTTTTTATTCTTCTGTTTGCCCGTTATCTTGGCAAGCTCGTCAAGTTTTTTCCGCCTGTTGTAACCGGAACAGTGGTAACCATTATCGGTTTGTCACTTATTCCATCCGGCATTCGAAACATGGCGGGCGGTGCAGGAAGCCCGGAATTTGGGAGCCTGGAAAACCTGGTGCTGTCCATGGGTGTTATCGGGATCATTCTTTTGGCTAACCGCTTTTTAAAAGGCTATCTTCGCTCTCTTTCTGTGCTGCTCGGCATTGTGGCAGGCACCATAGCTGCAGTGCTTATGGGAAGAGTTCATTTTCAGGAAGTAGCAGAAGCGTCCTGGTTTCACTTACCGCAGCCCTTTTATTTCGGTATGCCTGTTTTTGAAATTGGACCGATTTTGACAATGCTTATTGTCGGCCTGGTCATTATTGTGGAATCAACAGGCGTCTTTTTCGCTTTAGGAAAAATTTGTGACCGACCCGTTACGCAGGCAGACCTTGTCCGGGGATACCGGGCAGAAGGCCTGGCGATTATGATTGGCGGAATCTTTAATGCTTTTCCGTACAATACGTTTGCTCAAAATGTAGGGCTTGTACAGCTGTCAAGGAACAAATCAGCAAATGTCGTTGTGGCAGCTGGCTTTATTCTTGTTTTGCTTGGATTAATTCCGAAAGTAGCTGCCCTGGCGACGATTATTCCTGCTCCTGTGCTGGGCGGCGCGACGGTTGTGTTATTTGGAATGGTCGTCTCCTCTGGCATTAAAATGTTAAGTTCAGTGGATTTCAGCGATCAGCAAAACGGACTGATTGTCGCCTGCTCGATTTCACTGGGGCTTGGGGCGACGGTTGTACCCGAGTTGTTCAGCCAGCTGCCCGATGCATTGCGCATTCTAGTGAGTGACGGTGTGATAACCGGCAGCCTGTGCGCTATTTTGCTGAATGTGTTTTTTCATTTCCGGAGCGTTTTAGGTTCAGATGCTGCCCGCCAGGAGGAAGCGGATAAAGCACGTATTTCATAA
- the uraD gene encoding 2-oxo-4-hydroxy-4-carboxy-5-ureidoimidazoline decarboxylase produces the protein MVTIEALNNMSKQVFTETLKDLAEHSPWVIQRVGEHRPFGSREALYQQIVTIIQTADEEEKMTLIQAHPHLGTRKKMTSFSESEQKGAGLNELSEAEYDQLLELNKAYVERFAFPFILAVRGKNKEEIFASIQERLQHSKQQERDRALAEISHIIRFRIEDQIKEEGS, from the coding sequence ATGGTGACCATAGAAGCGTTAAACAACATGTCAAAACAGGTGTTTACCGAAACATTAAAAGACTTGGCTGAGCACTCCCCATGGGTAATTCAAAGAGTCGGAGAGCATCGGCCGTTTGGATCCCGCGAAGCTCTTTATCAGCAAATCGTGACGATTATTCAAACAGCGGATGAAGAAGAAAAAATGACCTTAATTCAGGCACATCCTCATTTGGGAACACGAAAAAAAATGACCTCGTTTTCCGAAAGTGAGCAAAAAGGCGCCGGGTTAAATGAGCTGTCGGAAGCTGAATACGATCAATTGCTGGAATTAAACAAAGCGTATGTGGAGCGGTTTGCTTTTCCTTTTATCCTGGCAGTCCGGGGCAAAAACAAAGAAGAGATTTTCGCCTCTATACAAGAAAGGCTGCAGCATTCAAAGCAACAGGAACGCGACCGGGCGCTGGCCGAGATCAGCCACATTATCCGCTTTAGAATAGAAGACCAAATAAAAGAAGAAGGAAGCTGA
- the uraH gene encoding hydroxyisourate hydrolase, giving the protein MTGLTTHILDLAHGRPAESVKIELFELNGSEKQFLNRAQTNSDGRLDAPLLSSDSMRTGEYELLFWIGDYFRKKGLELPQPAFLEKVSVRIGLDHSSPHYHVPLLVSPWGYQVYRGS; this is encoded by the coding sequence ATGACTGGATTAACCACCCACATATTAGACCTGGCGCATGGCCGCCCTGCTGAGAGTGTAAAGATTGAGCTTTTTGAACTCAACGGCTCCGAAAAGCAGTTTTTAAACCGTGCACAGACCAACTCAGACGGCCGTCTGGATGCTCCGCTTCTTTCCTCGGACAGCATGCGGACAGGAGAATACGAACTGTTGTTTTGGATTGGCGATTATTTTAGAAAAAAAGGGCTCGAGCTGCCGCAGCCTGCTTTTTTGGAAAAGGTCTCCGTACGAATCGGGCTCGATCATTCATCGCCGCATTATCATGTTCCTCTGCTTGTTTCGCCATGGGGCTATCAAGTGTACCGCGGAAGCTGA